A genomic stretch from uncultured Pseudodesulfovibrio sp. includes:
- a CDS encoding acyloxyacyl hydrolase: MTRFAYVFVVVLIVMMLGVSARADEPIISEVRGGVYAHDISFWSFNRESGADINGEILFVSPSYLEAIWSPRPHLGATVNMSGNTSHAYGGLTWEWGLLDDFFMDANLGLSVNNGKRDTDDPDRKSLGSPVLFRLGAALGYNLTEKVNVSVQYEHMSNAYIANENEGMDNVGLRLGYRF, translated from the coding sequence ATGACCCGTTTCGCTTATGTTTTTGTTGTGGTTTTGATTGTCATGATGCTGGGTGTCTCTGCCCGTGCGGATGAACCGATTATTTCCGAGGTTCGCGGGGGGGTCTATGCGCATGATATTTCGTTTTGGAGTTTCAATCGCGAGAGTGGGGCTGATATCAATGGAGAAATATTGTTTGTCTCTCCTTCTTATCTGGAGGCGATCTGGTCCCCTCGGCCTCACCTTGGTGCGACAGTCAACATGTCTGGAAACACTTCGCACGCCTATGGCGGCCTGACCTGGGAGTGGGGGCTGCTCGATGATTTCTTCATGGATGCCAATCTCGGATTGTCCGTCAACAACGGCAAGCGCGATACGGATGACCCTGATCGCAAATCTCTTGGCTCGCCTGTCCTGTTCAGGCTTGGTGCGGCCCTTGGGTATAATTTGACTGAAAAGGTCAATGTTTCCGTGCAGTATGAGCACATGTCCAATGCGTATATCGCCAATGAAAATGAGGGAATGGACAACGTTGGCCTGCGTCTGGGATATAGGTTCTAG
- a CDS encoding DUF429 domain-containing protein, which yields MMVMKYVGVDGCKGGWFAVWVVEDVWSFGLYETFDVLWDEHSDADVVLVDIPVGLPEAGTRLADVLVRKKLGKRKNSIFNTPVRAAVYAQSKREAKSINQKLSGKSLSEQSLGIAKKIMEVDRVLQEHVEARCSVHESHPELCFSTLFGEPLPFPKRDVLGVVDRFDLLAEKVSDLRQIIKAIRLKYKVSQVAGDDILDACVLTVTAWKGEGRLLSIPDSPEIDATGLPMAIWFYDFQDRP from the coding sequence ATGATGGTGATGAAATATGTAGGCGTTGACGGATGCAAAGGGGGCTGGTTCGCAGTATGGGTCGTGGAGGATGTGTGGTCTTTCGGGCTGTACGAAACCTTTGACGTGCTGTGGGATGAACATTCGGATGCCGACGTCGTGTTAGTGGATATTCCTGTCGGGCTGCCTGAAGCCGGAACCCGTCTGGCTGATGTGCTGGTTCGCAAAAAACTGGGTAAACGGAAAAACAGTATTTTCAATACGCCTGTTCGCGCAGCTGTATACGCGCAGTCAAAACGCGAGGCTAAATCGATAAATCAGAAACTTTCCGGTAAGTCTTTATCTGAACAATCATTAGGTATTGCAAAAAAGATTATGGAAGTTGATAGGGTATTGCAAGAGCATGTCGAGGCACGCTGCTCGGTTCATGAGTCACACCCTGAGCTGTGCTTCTCAACGCTTTTCGGGGAGCCGTTGCCGTTTCCCAAGAGGGATGTGCTGGGTGTGGTGGATCGATTTGATTTGTTGGCGGAAAAGGTGTCTGATCTGCGGCAGATCATTAAGGCTATCCGCTTGAAATATAAGGTGAGCCAGGTCGCCGGAGATGATATTCTCGATGCCTGTGTGCTGACTGTTACGGCCTGGAAGGGGGAAGGACGATTACTCTCGATACCTGATTCTCCTGAAATTGATGCCACGGGGTTGCCTATGGCAATTTGGTTCTACGATTTTCAAGACCGACCATGA
- a CDS encoding ChaN family lipoprotein — translation MMQCAVSNVWNRNLVLFVLLSVLLTMGACVKKAVEPLPVDPLKVTFLPQKGEFISKYGDQIPFDEIITLAGGYDYVLVGEGHRNIWDHNVQQRILAELSESGEGLSLGLEMVAVDMQQVLDDFGQGQIELDDLAEELQWSAKWGYPFPLFRNHFELARRNSVPVVGLNVPTFVTKKISKEGIEALSDEEKMFLPQEIVPPSTDQRIVLDDIFGQHESKDSEDAVQRERFHLIQSIWDSKMAEEAVRVRYKYDWPVLIIAGAGHVEQAWGIAKRIRQFDPGARILSVMPWRGGDFDPESGDVFFYSPDSYQSKMGALLTSVGTGGLLVESVQRESRAAQAGLRPGDVLVEASGVPLEHLFSLHVAGSKVHEAGEELVFMVRRGDQVFSANVGKLGAPKSVKKDMTSEADESGEE, via the coding sequence ATGATGCAATGCGCTGTGAGTAATGTATGGAACCGCAACCTGGTGTTGTTCGTGCTCTTGAGTGTGCTTTTGACTATGGGGGCGTGTGTGAAAAAGGCTGTTGAACCCTTGCCGGTTGATCCGCTGAAGGTGACATTCCTTCCGCAGAAAGGCGAATTTATCTCCAAATATGGTGATCAAATACCTTTTGACGAGATCATAACGTTGGCAGGTGGTTATGATTATGTTCTCGTCGGTGAAGGGCATCGAAACATATGGGACCACAATGTTCAGCAACGCATCTTGGCCGAACTTTCCGAGTCGGGAGAGGGGCTTTCCCTTGGCCTGGAAATGGTGGCTGTGGACATGCAGCAGGTGCTTGATGATTTCGGGCAGGGACAGATAGAATTGGATGATTTGGCCGAAGAACTGCAATGGTCTGCAAAATGGGGATACCCGTTTCCTCTGTTTCGGAACCATTTCGAATTGGCGCGGCGTAACAGTGTGCCTGTGGTCGGGTTGAATGTCCCCACCTTCGTGACGAAGAAGATATCCAAAGAGGGCATTGAAGCCCTTTCCGATGAAGAAAAGATGTTTTTACCACAAGAGATTGTGCCGCCGTCCACTGATCAGAGGATAGTACTTGATGATATTTTTGGACAGCATGAATCCAAGGACAGTGAGGATGCAGTGCAGCGGGAACGTTTCCATCTGATTCAGTCCATATGGGATTCTAAGATGGCGGAAGAAGCCGTCAGGGTGCGTTATAAGTATGATTGGCCTGTGCTCATCATTGCCGGAGCCGGTCATGTGGAGCAGGCATGGGGTATTGCCAAACGTATCAGACAGTTTGATCCGGGGGCGCGCATCTTGTCCGTCATGCCTTGGCGCGGTGGAGATTTCGACCCTGAGTCCGGTGATGTATTCTTCTATTCTCCAGACAGTTATCAATCAAAAATGGGTGCGTTGCTGACATCTGTCGGGACGGGGGGGCTTCTTGTGGAGTCGGTACAGCGTGAGTCGCGTGCTGCCCAGGCTGGTTTGCGTCCTGGTGACGTGCTTGTTGAGGCGTCGGGTGTCCCCTTGGAGCACCTGTTCAGCCTGCATGTTGCGGGGTCCAAGGTGCATGAGGCCGGAGAAGAACTTGTCTTCATGGTTCGGCGTGGGGACCAAGTGTTTAGCGCCAATGTGGGCAAGCTTGGTGCTCCAAAATCTGTGAAAAAAGATATGACATCCGAGGCGGATGAGAGTGGAGAAGAATGA
- the mutM gene encoding bifunctional DNA-formamidopyrimidine glycosylase/DNA-(apurinic or apyrimidinic site) lyase: MPELPEVEVIARGLSQTLAGRTVISVKVPGLTRLSDAAEVIVPGVQGQTICRVYRRAKVLLIELENESTLVFHLKMTGRVVHGERRDINKHDRIVFVLDDGSWLIFSDMRKFGYVKLFTKQLLENWDFLQKVGPEPLESSPAELVERIAGRKTSIKGLLLNQSVVAGVGNIYADESLFRAGIHPETKGHRIGHERALKLFAELQDVLKLAIRENGSSISDYVNAHGDAGAFQNSFNVYGKKGQQCSRCNGLLQAVKVAGRTSTFCPHCQPRR, from the coding sequence ATGCCTGAACTGCCTGAAGTCGAAGTCATTGCCCGGGGGTTGAGTCAAACTCTTGCGGGGCGCACCGTCATATCCGTCAAGGTTCCGGGGTTGACCCGTCTCAGTGACGCCGCAGAAGTCATCGTGCCTGGGGTTCAGGGACAGACCATTTGTCGGGTGTACCGCCGAGCCAAAGTGCTGCTTATAGAGTTGGAGAATGAATCCACGCTTGTTTTTCATCTCAAGATGACGGGTCGGGTGGTGCATGGCGAACGCCGTGATATCAATAAACATGACCGGATAGTCTTCGTTCTCGATGATGGCTCATGGCTTATTTTTTCTGATATGCGCAAATTCGGGTACGTCAAGTTATTCACAAAACAACTACTTGAAAATTGGGACTTTTTACAAAAAGTCGGACCAGAGCCGCTGGAGAGTTCTCCTGCCGAGTTGGTCGAGCGGATTGCGGGTAGAAAGACCTCGATAAAAGGGCTGCTGCTCAACCAGTCGGTTGTGGCAGGGGTGGGAAACATTTATGCGGACGAGTCCCTGTTTCGGGCGGGTATTCATCCCGAAACAAAGGGGCATCGCATTGGGCATGAAAGGGCGTTGAAGTTGTTTGCGGAACTGCAAGACGTGCTGAAGCTGGCCATCCGTGAAAACGGTAGTTCCATTTCGGATTACGTGAATGCCCACGGTGATGCCGGGGCATTTCAGAACAGTTTCAACGTGTATGGCAAGAAGGGACAGCAATGCTCCCGATGCAATGGTCTTTTACAGGCCGTGAAGGTGGCGGGACGGACATCGACGTTTTGCCCACACTGCCAGCCAAGGCGTTAA